GGACAATGTCGCTGCCGCTCGCAATAATCACAAGATCAGACGGAACCGGCGAGGAACTGCCCAGCAGTCTGATCATGCGTTGGCCGCCCTGCGCATTCGGCACGAGGTCTTCTTCGCTGAACCACAAGGAGTCGCAGCCGTCGAAGAAGTAGCTGTTGGCGCTCGCGGTGTTGTCGTCGCGGCCAAATGCTTCGTATTTACCCTGAGCAGGATTGCCAACACTGACATAGAAAGGCCCGTTCAAAATCAACGGATCGCCGGATCCATCCAACGTTGAAACCGTTGCCCACACAACTTGGCCTGAAGGCAAACCACCGACAACATTGCCGATCGAGCCGCTGGTTTCGTCAAGCACCATGGTGCCCGGCAAGCTTGCGGTGCCGTCCGCGAGATACACTCTGCCTTGAATCGGCGAATGTGCGGTATCAGGATGGAACTTCGCCACGGCAACTTCGAAGCCGCACAAAAGGAACGGATAGGATTCGGGAGTATATTTTACCGCCCATTCAAACCCTGTTTCGCCCGCCCAATTGTATCCCTCTGCACTGCCGTCGTCAAACGAGATTGCAGTCGGGCAAGTGCCTACGTCAAAAGACATGGTATCGGTATAGACCGTGTTCACGCCGTCTGCGGCGCGAATGTAATAATCATACGACCCTTCAGTCAGTGCCAAAATTGCCGAATATTCGTCGGGATTGCCTGTGACAGGCATGTTGGTCGATGAGAAAGCACCGCCGCCGCTGGCCCGATAGAACAGCGTGGTGGTAATAGGGCCTGCGTCGTCTGTTACAAGCGCCGTGAACACCGTATTCCCCGGTTCACCGTCACCGTGAGGATCGTGCGTAATTTCCGGCGCAAAGTTTGGTACGACGATCGAGAACGAAGCGTCGGAAACATCTGTTGCCACGGGTTCGTTTACGGAAGTCAAACGGATACGCGCATTGGTCGTTGCAGGACCGCCCAACGCAATCGATGCGCCGGCATTAGGTACGGTAGCTAAGTTCTCCCACGTTCCGCCCGGATAATCTCTGTTCAATTCAATTAGAATATTACCCGTCACGTTGTTCGTGGTCCAGCTAATCGTCTCCATTGCATTACCGTTGAAGACTTCGCCGCCGTCCGGAACAACGACTGTGATGGTCGATACAATAATTGTGAAGTCGGCATTGGATTCATCCGTCGCGCTCGGTGCATTGATGCTCGTTACGCGCACGCGGCAATTACTGGAACTGGCTGTTCCCGTCACGGTCCAAGATTGACTTCCGTCATTGGGCGTACTGGCAAACAGCGTTTCCCACGTGCCGATCGGATAATTGCGGTTCAGCTCGATCAGCATATTGCCGGTAACGTTAGTCGTCGTCCACGTAATGGTCTGATTCGTACCTGCCGTCCAAGATTCTCCGCCGTTCGGTAGAGTTACGGTCGCCGTTTCCAAAATTGCCGGGCTTAACGTGAAGCTCAGGTTGTAGACCTGAATCGCATTTACCGAACCCGCCGGATACACTCGGATGAAATAAGTCCCTGCGCCGGGCAGTACCGTCGCCGAAATTGTCTCGGGCAAACCATAGCCGTTGGAACTTGCCTCGGCCAGAACGGTCGTTCCGTTGGTATCATACAAGCGCAGGCTCAGGTCTTGGTCGTCCGTTGTGCGAGTCGTATCAGACGAGGTGCAGGAGCAAGTTTGATTTTGAGCACATTGGTCGAAGAACAGTCCGACGGGCGCTGCCGTAATCGTAATCTGGCGGTTTGTCGGAACGGTGAACGAATAGTAATCTTGGTCGCTATTGTCGTCAATCGATAAATTGTTCATCGTCGTTGTGCCGTCCGATACCGCACCCAACATGGTCGCAGTCGCGGCGGTATTGTTGGTCTCACAGGTGTCGCCGTATTGACGCTGCGCTCCGCGAATATCGTCATGCTGAGGGCCGTCGTAAGCGGTGCAAACGAACGGCTCCATTAGGAATTGGCAATCGGCGGGACAGACGTGCGACAAACCGATGCCATGTCCAGCTTCGTGCGACACGACGTTGCGGAAGAAGCGGTAGTTGTTCGAACTCGATTGCCAGTTCTCGGCATTGTCCAACACCATGTCTCCGGTATTCGGGAAATAGTTATAGGCCAAGACACCCGAAGAACCGTCCATGGGAACCGCGGAAATACGGATGTCTCCGCGCACGCCAAGCACACCTGAAGAACTAAAAAGCGCGGCACCGTCGTCGTTGGTTTCTTCAATGTATGTCAAGCCGGTCAGGTTTTGCCACTCATTGAAGGCCTCGCGGAATTTCGCTTTGCCCGCCGCCACGCTACCGAACTTGGCGGTCATCATCGCGTGGATGTTGTTGGTCTGGTTGCCGAATCCGTTCGGCGGTGGACTGTCCGGCACGGTCACACCGTCCGGCACGAAGCTGTAAGTCAAGACCGTCGGATCACCCTGTCCGCCCGTTGTGCCCGAAGCGGTCGACGTCCAGCGCGAACTGGCGATATACGAAGCCGGATTGTTATAAATCCTGTTCACGAGCTTCATGACTTCTTCGTCAGGCGTACCGGGATCAAAACAAAATGCTCTCGGAGCAAACGCGTTAGACCATGTCGGTTTGGTTTCGAGCGCAGTGACTTGCGCCCACGCCGAGCTCTCGACGGCCGTCTTGCCGCAGATCGGGCAGCAATCGCCAGCCCTGCCGGTTTGAGGAATCAGCATAACAACAATCGCCGCCAAAAGCAGCGGAAGAACTAAATATCCAGAATTTTTCTTCATCCGAGGACCCATGTGTTTCATCGTATCGAATTGCAGCTAAATTTAGATTGAATATACCTTTTAGGCTACCAAAATAAGAGAAATACAGTCCAAATGCAACAATTCGCGACCTTTCAGAGTACTTGCCATAGTCGGCTAGATTCAAACAACCTACGCAAGGAGTCTGCCATGTGCTTGCATTACGGAGAGACTCTGCGTATTTTTAACAATTGAGTGATTTTTGATTTTGTTTGTCAAATGAATATAAAACAAAGTATTAGAAAGGGCCATACCATGCGCTACTTGCTGAACATCGCTGCCGCGCTGCTCTTGGTGTGCCTAATATTCACACTTGCACCCGTACCTCAGGCAAACTCGGCCGTTGAGTTGACCTGTGAGCGCTGCGGCAATGCACCTCTTGCCGTTTGCTTTGCGGAAGGAACTAATCCCGACTATGTTGCCGAATGGACACAACGGTTGATGGACCAGTTCGGTACTCTGGACTATAACCTTGGCGGCCGCTGGGGCAACACGGCCAGTGGTGGGACTGGAACTCAAGGCGACGGAGTGCATCTGACATACAGCTTCGTTCCCGACGGTTTAAACATCGGCCAAGACCCGAGCCAACTTTTTGCCACCATGAATCAGCAATTTGGTTCGCCGGAAGTTTGGCAAGGGATTTTCGCTCAGGTTTTTGGCCGTTGGGCTGAACTGACCGGGAACAGCTACGAGCAAGTTTCCGACGACAGCGCCCGCTGGGGTCAGAATTCGCCCGGCGTGATCGGAGCGCGCGGAGATATTCGGATTGCGGCGACGGTGATTGACGGTCCGAGCAATGTTCTTGCGTATAACTATTTCCCGGACCGTGGCGACATGGTGCTGGACGTTGCGGAGAGCTGGAATTCTCCTGCTAATAACTACCGGTTCTTGCGAAACATCACGATGCACGAGCATGGCCACGGTCTTGGCTTGGAACATGTTTGTCCGGCCAACACGACGAAATTGCTCGAACCATTCTATTCTGGTGCCTACGACGGCCCGCAGCACGATGACATTCTGGCGGGACAACGCAATTACGGCGATCCATATGAGCCGAACGACACTCCTGAGAGCTCGACCAATTTGGGACTTATCGAAGGCACGACTGTTCTTTCCAATGTCAGCCTTGATGACAACTCAGACTCCGATTGGTGGAGTTTCGATGTTCTGTCAAATCGCTCTGTCACGGTTTTGCTGACGCCCGACGGATATACCTATCTTGAAGGGGAACAAAACCAACAAACCGGTAATTGTGAAGCCGGAACGTCGTACAACACCGCGGACAACCAAAACCTGAATTTCACGCTCTTTGCGGGTCCGGACACCGTAAGTCTCGTGACGGTTGCGGGGCGGCCGGCGGGCTTTCCCGAAGAACTTTATCGATTTGATCTTCCGTCCAATGTCACAAACTTGAAGCTGCATGTCTGGGGCGCGACGGAAAACGAGATTCAACTCTATCAATTGTCGATCGAATCGGTCGATCCGGCCACTCCGTATTTGGTCGGATGTCCGTTGGATATTGATACGACCTTGCAAGGACAGCCCCGCGCAGGTGCAATCGTGCTCACGAACCCTGTGCAAGCCGGCGTTCTTAACATTGAGTCGATCACTGTCTCAGGACCGTTCACAGTATTTCCCGACGCACAGTTTACTTTGAACCCGACTGAAGAACAAGCGATACAAGTGACGTTCAACGGTGAAGACTTGGGGACTCAATACGGAACGTTGACGATTGCGCACAACGGCCCCGGCCCCGATCTGACCTGTGAAGTATCCGGCACGGCCATCACGTCCGGACTCGTAATCTTCTTGGGATCGTCCGTGGATTTCGGCGATGTTCCTGTGAACACGGTTGACAGTTCGCTCGTGGCTTTTCGCTCGGAAGGCAACGTGTCCCTCGTGATTAATTCGATGACGGCGTCCGCACCTTTCAGCGTGGATTTCGAAGGTCCTGTGTCACTGCAGCCCGGTCCGCTGCTTCGTGTCTATCCGAGAGTGATGCCGACGCAGCTTGGCGAATCACGCGGGTGGTTGATCATTCATCACTCTGCGACGTCTTCACCGGACAGTGTCGAACTGATTGTGAACGGAACGGAGAACGTCTCCGCGAACGACGATCCGTTGCTGCCCACAGACTATGCACTCTATCAGAATTATCCGAATCCGTTCAATCCGACGACGACGATAGCCTTCGATTTGCCGCAGGGATCGCCGGTGAGTTTGCGGATATTCAATGTTCAGGGTCAGCTCGTTCGCGAATTGCTTGACGGTGCACCTTTGGCACCGGGCCGTCACGAGATTTCGTTGGATGCAAGCGGGTTGGCGACGGGCGTGTACATCTACAGGCTTGACGCCGCGGAATTTCATTCTGACAAAAAGCTGTTGTTGTTGAAATAGTATGACTCCAACCGAAACCTCTGGCCGCTACAAAGTTTCATCCAAAGTCTGCCTTGTGCAGAATCTGGGCGTCAACAAAACTTTGTTTGGAGGCAACATGATGGCGTGGGTGGACGAGGCTTCGGCAATTTTCGCCCGCGAATACACCGGCGAGCGTTATTTGGTCACCTTGAAATTCGGCGAATTCGAATTTCACCATCCAGTGCGCGAAGGCGACATCATTCATTTCTTCTGCATGAATCCGCGCATCGGCCGCACAAGTGTTTCCTTTGAAGTCGAAGCTGTGCGCACCGACGGCACAGTCGTCGTACAAACCAGCGCGGTTTTCGTAGCCGTCGACGACAACGGCAAACCCAAGGCGATTGCAAAACGCCAATCCTGACCCCGACCACCATTCTCAACCCCGCCGCAAAATGAACAAAACTCTTCATCGACCGGAACCGCAGACAAACGGTATGACTCGCAACGGCGCGCAGCACGGTTTCCAGCCCTCCGAACTTTTTGGACAAAACGTGTTCTCACTGGCCGTGATGCGTCAAGTTTTGCCGAAACCGGTCTATAAACATCTACTGGCGATTCAAGAGTCCGGCACCTCGCTCGATCCCGCGACTGCGGACGTCGTCGCCGCGGCGATGAAAGACTGGGCGATGGCGCGCGGCGCAACGCATTATTCACACTGGTTTCATCCGCTGCATGGTTTGACCGCTGAGAAGCACCAGTCGTTCTTGATTCCCACGCAGGACGGCGGAGTTATCACCGAATTCACGGGTGACAGTTTGCTTCAAAGCGAACCGGACGCTTCGAGTTTTCCGTCAGGCGGTACGCGCTCGACGTTTGAGGCCCGCGGCTATACCGGTTGGGATCCGACGAGTCCGGCCTTCTTGATGGAAGGCCGGTTTGGAAAGACACTCTACATCCCCAGTGTGTTTCTGGGTTTCAACGGCTTCGCGTTGGATAAGAAAGCTCCGCTCCTGCGCTCGATTGACGCACTGAGCAAGTCGGCGCTGCGCGTGCTGAGACTGTTTGGACACGAAGTCGAAAACGTCGTCACGACCGTCGGCTGCGAACAAGAGTATTTCATTGTTGATCGCAAACTCTATCTTGAACGACCCGACCTAATGACCTGCGGCCGCACGCTCTACGGAGCGCGTCCGCCCAAAGGTCAGGAAATGGAAGACCACTATTTCGGTTCGATCCCCGAGCGTGTGCTGGCCTTCATGGAAGACCTTGAAGTCGAGCTCTACAAGCTCGGAATTCCGGTCACGACCCGTCACAACGAAGTCGCACCGGGACAGTTCGAATTGGCACCCGTATTCGAACGGGCCAATATCGCGACGGATCACAACATGCTGATGATGTCTGTGATGAAGAAAGTTGCTGCCCGTCACGATCTTGCTTGTTTGACACATGAAAAACCTTTCTCCGGTATCAACGGCAGCGGCAAGCACAACAATTGGTCGATGGCCGACGATCACGGCAACAACTTGCTTGAGCCGGGATCAACTCCTCAGGAAAATGCGCAGTTTTTAGTTTTTTTGACGGCGGTCGTACGCGCGATTCATTTGCACGGTGATTTGCTTAGAGTTTCGATAGCCACTGCCGCGAACGATCACAGGCTGGGTGCAAACGAAGCCCCGCCGGCGATCATTAGCGTCTACCTCGGCGATACGTTGACCGAAGTCGTCGAAGCTATCATCGGCGGAACCAAAGCCACCAAGAAGGACGCAGGGTATCTGAATATCGGCGTCACGTCGTTGCCGCCCCTGCCCATGCACGATTCCGACCGCAACCGCACGTCGCCGTTCGCCTTCACTGGCAACAAGTTTGAGTTCCGCGCAGTGGGCAGCGGACAAAACATCGCTCGTCCGAACATGGTCTTGAACGCCATCGTTGCCGAATCTTTGAATCACATGACCGATGAAATTGAGAAGGCGAAGAAGAAAGAAAAGGACTTCAACAAAGCCGTTCAGGGAGTGGTACAAAAAGAATTGACCGAGCACCAAGCCGTGCTGTTCAGTGGTGACAACTATTCCGCTGAGTGGCATGCGGAAGCCGCCCGGCGCGGCCTGCCCAATCTGAAGACTTCGGTGGATGCCTACCCCGCTTTCATCACCAAGAAATCCGTCAAGCTCTTTTCGACGTTGGGGATTCTTAGTGAAGCGGAGCTGAAAAGCAGGTACCATATCAAGCTTGACACCTACATCAAAATGTTGAGCATCGAAGCCGGATTGATGTCGTCGATGGGTGCAACGCAGATACTTCCCGCCGCCATGGAGTACCAGCGCCATGTTGCGACGTCTATTGATATGGTCGAATCCGTAAATTCATCGGCGGTGCTCAACGGTCAGCGTTCGTTGCTTGAAGTCTTGTCACAGTCTGTTGAGAAGTTTATCCGCATGTTGGAAGTACTTGATGCCACACGAGCCAATGTGCCGGAATCCGAAGATCATTTGAAAGTTGCAAAGTACTTTCTTGACAAAGTAATCCCGGCAATGCTGGACTTGCGTGCAGCTGGCGACGAACTCGAAGTACTTGTGGATGACAGGGTCTGGCCCATGCCGAAATATCGAGATCTGCTTCATCTGAGCTGATCGAATGCTGCGCAAAAGCTCAGGCGCCTCCAGCAAAGCTGGAGGCGCTTTTTTTGTTTCACGCAATAATCCTCGCAAGTCTCTATTTGTTATGACAGTGAAGCCGCTTAATTTTCGACCTCCCGGTCTGTTAATGTGTTGAATTATGTGCAATTATGATGAATGCGTGCATTTCCTTATGTGACTATTCTCACGCGGCAGCACTGTTAACTACTTTATAAAAAATGCTTTAACCCCTTGACTTCCCGGTGTCTCCGTTGTATTATTTAGGTGAGTCCTGCATGCCGTGCTTCGCTTCCTGCTCTTCTGTTTCAGGGTGCTGAAGAGCACGGCATTTTGTTTGGACTGACCCTTCCTGAATTCCTATCCCATAGGCGAAACGGGCGCTTTCGCCCGGAGGTGTCTAATGAAACCATTTAGTAAAAGGTTTGTACGGGCCGTGCTGTTTTTATGCTCGGCCTCTCTTGCTCTTGCGCAAGGCATCGGCAAATTGTCGGGAGTTGTGTCGGATGCGGCCACAGGCGACCCTATACCTGCTGCGAATGTATCGATCGATGGCACGACTCGCGGTGCGACGACGGATGTCGACGGCGAGTTCTTTGTGTTAAACTTGCCGATCGGTACGTATTCCGTGCGCGTTTCAACCATCGGCTTCGTGACACAAGTCATCGAAGGAGTCGTGATCGAGTCTGAAGAGACGACCGAGCTGGCCATCAAGCTGACAGAAACAGTTCTCGAGGGTAAAGAGGTCGTCATTCAAGCCGAACGTGACGTCATCAAGCGAGACGTCGCCAACACGGTGCGCAGCGTGGACGCGAGAGAAATTACGGAGTTGCCCGTCACGCAGTTTTCTGATGCATTGGCAAAGCAGGCCGGTGTGGTTGGAAGTGGGGACAACCTCCACATTCGCGGCGGTAGACGAGATGAGATTCTCTTCTTAGTCGACGGATTGGCAGTGCGTGACCCGCAGTTTCAGCGTCGCTATTTGGAAGTTCCCAAGTCTGCTATCGGCGAAATGCAAGTCATGACCGCGGGATTCAACGCCGAATATGGTGAAGCGCAATCCGCGGTGGTTAATCTCATAACGAAAGACGGAGAACCCTCCTATACCGGTCACGTCGAGCATGTCATGGACGTCGACGGACTTGGGGGAACGTGGGACAACCTCGGCAAAGTCTATCTTGACGAAGATGGCAGTCCTTTGCCGCACCAGCAAGCCGACCGTAAGACCGGGTATCAAGATTACGACTACACGGAGATGTCGTTTTCCGGTCCCGAGCCAATTACAAGCAAGCTGCTTCCCAAGATGGGTGTTGAGATACCCGGTCGCATGTCGATGTTTGGTTCAGGGACATTCTGGGGTCGCAACACAAATGAGTTCGGCACCTATATCGGCGGCGACAAATGGTACCGGCCGCAGGTGACGGATCTGTTTGGCTCGGATGTGCGTAAGGCAGAAGTCTACAACAACACGAATCTGAAACTGACCTTCAATTCCGACAAGAACTACAAGATTAGCGCCGGATGGATGAGTAACCAAGAGCGTTTGAACCCGTATTGGTACAGATTGTCACAGGTCTTTCCGTATAATTTCTCATTAGCAGAACAAACATTGGGCATGCATGCGCTGGCCGCGATTCAGGGACTCGCGACCAACGCGGATGAATATCCGCAACTGACGCTGCAAGACCTCAACGGCGATGGTGTGGTAGACGGCGCGGATGAACGGCTTGCGGACGACGACGGCGACGGCAGAATCGACGAAGAAGCTCTGAATTGGGTCGATGATGACGGCGACGGTAGGATCGACGAAGACTTGCAGTCGTATGTCTACAACCCTGCCAATCACACTCGTACTGAGTTGATTCGCGATCAGCAGATGTATGTCACGTTGAACCACACGCTGAATTCAAAAACGTACCAAACTGTTCGCATCGGATTATATGATGCGTCAAGAACTCTGTCAGGCGGAAACAAGGCCGCGAACGAATACGGCATGGCCTCTGAACCTTACGTCGATTTGCCTGAAGCCGATGGCATCCCCAACGGCCGTTACGACATCGGCGAGCCGTTCACGGATTTGGACGGCGACGGAATGTGGGACTACAACAATCCTTCCAACGCCTATCCCAACGTGTATGGATTTCACATCGCCGGAGACGGACTGGCGGGCAACAACCAACAGCTTGTTCCCGACTGGGCGAAATTCAAATCGCAAACGTACACACTAAAGTACGACATTACTTCGCAGCTCACGGTACGGCACCAAGTAAAGGCCGGACTCGAGTACAACTACTTTAACGTCTCCGCCGAAGATCGGCCCTATCCTACGATCGACAACGGCGGCGAAGGTATTTATACGGACGTCTATCGCTATTACCCGACCTCCGGTGCGGCCTACCTGCAAGACAAAATGGAGTACCGGGACATCATCATCAACGCCGGATTGAGACTTGACTATTGGAGAATCGGAGGCGACGCGATTCGCAATCCGCTCGCGCAGGACCCGACGTTAGCGAATTACGTTGATTTTGATCCGCCCAGCAAATCCGGAGACGCCTATCTTTCTCCGCGTTTGGGAATTGCCTACAGCGTCACGGATCACGACGTCTTTCATTTTAACTACGGGTACTTCTATCAACGAGGTCAGCAAGACTACTACCTCACGGGCGTCAACCAGCTTCAAACCGGCGGAACTCCCGTCATAGGCAATCCTGACCTCAAGCCATCCAAGACGATTGCATATGAGTTAGGTGTCCGGCATCAATTTGCCAATGACTACTTACTCGACGTTTCGACGTACTACAAGGATATCAAGAACTGGATTCAAACGGCGTCACAGAACCAGCTTTTCTTTGATCTTGGCATTCCCCTCGCGAGTCGCCAGAACGCGGCAATCTACTATAATGCCGACTATGCTTCGGTGCGCGGCTTTGAGTTCAATTTGTCCAAAGATTACGGATCGTATCTGTCCGGTCGCGTCACGTATACGCTTTCGTGGGCCAGTGGAAAGAACTCGTACAACAACGGTTCCCAAGTCACTCGTTCCAACTACGTAGAACCGGCGGGAGAAACCCCGCTCGCATGGGACCGCCGCCATCAGATCGTGTTCAATCTGGGAACGGAGTATCCGCTCAAAGGCAAAGCGTTCTCGATGGAGTGGCTGAGAACCGGGTGGACAATCAATCTTCTCTCGCAGTTGCTCTCAGGGCTTCCTTACACTCCGACTCAAGTCAACGGCAGCAACATTGAAGGACAAGAGTTCTCGGAGAATACTCCGTGGACCTATTCCACGGACCTGAATATCGGCCGTCACTTTGCAATGGGCGGACTCAACTGGCAAGCACTGCTCGAAATTCGCAACGTCTTTAACACGAAGAATATTCTCGGTTGGGACAGAAATCAGGACACGATTGACACGTACTTGGACGGCGAGCCCGGTTACATCAACGACAGCAGCAGTCCGAACTACGGTCTGAATCCTCACAGCGGCGCCAATCCCGATGCGTGGGACAATCCGCGCTTGGTTAGGGTTGGACTGGCCGTAGACTTCTAACCGCGAGAACAGACATGAAGAAACACATATATATTCTCATAGGTGCTGCCGTCGTGCTTCTGTGTCTCGCAGTAAGCGAGTCGCAGGCCCGCCGCGTGGATTCGCCTCGCGGTCCGGATCGCAGCAGATTGGACGACATCGATCCCGGTGCGCGCACGGACGTGATCGCGCACGACGTCGGGAATGTCCGGTTCACGATTGCAAATTACGGCGAAGCGGGAAACCCCAACAACCT
This region of Calditrichota bacterium genomic DNA includes:
- a CDS encoding glutamine synthetase III, whose amino-acid sequence is MTRNGAQHGFQPSELFGQNVFSLAVMRQVLPKPVYKHLLAIQESGTSLDPATADVVAAAMKDWAMARGATHYSHWFHPLHGLTAEKHQSFLIPTQDGGVITEFTGDSLLQSEPDASSFPSGGTRSTFEARGYTGWDPTSPAFLMEGRFGKTLYIPSVFLGFNGFALDKKAPLLRSIDALSKSALRVLRLFGHEVENVVTTVGCEQEYFIVDRKLYLERPDLMTCGRTLYGARPPKGQEMEDHYFGSIPERVLAFMEDLEVELYKLGIPVTTRHNEVAPGQFELAPVFERANIATDHNMLMMSVMKKVAARHDLACLTHEKPFSGINGSGKHNNWSMADDHGNNLLEPGSTPQENAQFLVFLTAVVRAIHLHGDLLRVSIATAANDHRLGANEAPPAIISVYLGDTLTEVVEAIIGGTKATKKDAGYLNIGVTSLPPLPMHDSDRNRTSPFAFTGNKFEFRAVGSGQNIARPNMVLNAIVAESLNHMTDEIEKAKKKEKDFNKAVQGVVQKELTEHQAVLFSGDNYSAEWHAEAARRGLPNLKTSVDAYPAFITKKSVKLFSTLGILSEAELKSRYHIKLDTYIKMLSIEAGLMSSMGATQILPAAMEYQRHVATSIDMVESVNSSAVLNGQRSLLEVLSQSVEKFIRMLEVLDATRANVPESEDHLKVAKYFLDKVIPAMLDLRAAGDELEVLVDDRVWPMPKYRDLLHLS
- a CDS encoding choice-of-anchor D domain-containing protein produces the protein MRYLLNIAAALLLVCLIFTLAPVPQANSAVELTCERCGNAPLAVCFAEGTNPDYVAEWTQRLMDQFGTLDYNLGGRWGNTASGGTGTQGDGVHLTYSFVPDGLNIGQDPSQLFATMNQQFGSPEVWQGIFAQVFGRWAELTGNSYEQVSDDSARWGQNSPGVIGARGDIRIAATVIDGPSNVLAYNYFPDRGDMVLDVAESWNSPANNYRFLRNITMHEHGHGLGLEHVCPANTTKLLEPFYSGAYDGPQHDDILAGQRNYGDPYEPNDTPESSTNLGLIEGTTVLSNVSLDDNSDSDWWSFDVLSNRSVTVLLTPDGYTYLEGEQNQQTGNCEAGTSYNTADNQNLNFTLFAGPDTVSLVTVAGRPAGFPEELYRFDLPSNVTNLKLHVWGATENEIQLYQLSIESVDPATPYLVGCPLDIDTTLQGQPRAGAIVLTNPVQAGVLNIESITVSGPFTVFPDAQFTLNPTEEQAIQVTFNGEDLGTQYGTLTIAHNGPGPDLTCEVSGTAITSGLVIFLGSSVDFGDVPVNTVDSSLVAFRSEGNVSLVINSMTASAPFSVDFEGPVSLQPGPLLRVYPRVMPTQLGESRGWLIIHHSATSSPDSVELIVNGTENVSANDDPLLPTDYALYQNYPNPFNPTTTIAFDLPQGSPVSLRIFNVQGQLVRELLDGAPLAPGRHEISLDASGLATGVYIYRLDAAEFHSDKKLLLLK
- a CDS encoding TonB-dependent receptor is translated as MKPFSKRFVRAVLFLCSASLALAQGIGKLSGVVSDAATGDPIPAANVSIDGTTRGATTDVDGEFFVLNLPIGTYSVRVSTIGFVTQVIEGVVIESEETTELAIKLTETVLEGKEVVIQAERDVIKRDVANTVRSVDAREITELPVTQFSDALAKQAGVVGSGDNLHIRGGRRDEILFLVDGLAVRDPQFQRRYLEVPKSAIGEMQVMTAGFNAEYGEAQSAVVNLITKDGEPSYTGHVEHVMDVDGLGGTWDNLGKVYLDEDGSPLPHQQADRKTGYQDYDYTEMSFSGPEPITSKLLPKMGVEIPGRMSMFGSGTFWGRNTNEFGTYIGGDKWYRPQVTDLFGSDVRKAEVYNNTNLKLTFNSDKNYKISAGWMSNQERLNPYWYRLSQVFPYNFSLAEQTLGMHALAAIQGLATNADEYPQLTLQDLNGDGVVDGADERLADDDGDGRIDEEALNWVDDDGDGRIDEDLQSYVYNPANHTRTELIRDQQMYVTLNHTLNSKTYQTVRIGLYDASRTLSGGNKAANEYGMASEPYVDLPEADGIPNGRYDIGEPFTDLDGDGMWDYNNPSNAYPNVYGFHIAGDGLAGNNQQLVPDWAKFKSQTYTLKYDITSQLTVRHQVKAGLEYNYFNVSAEDRPYPTIDNGGEGIYTDVYRYYPTSGAAYLQDKMEYRDIIINAGLRLDYWRIGGDAIRNPLAQDPTLANYVDFDPPSKSGDAYLSPRLGIAYSVTDHDVFHFNYGYFYQRGQQDYYLTGVNQLQTGGTPVIGNPDLKPSKTIAYELGVRHQFANDYLLDVSTYYKDIKNWIQTASQNQLFFDLGIPLASRQNAAIYYNADYASVRGFEFNLSKDYGSYLSGRVTYTLSWASGKNSYNNGSQVTRSNYVEPAGETPLAWDRRHQIVFNLGTEYPLKGKAFSMEWLRTGWTINLLSQLLSGLPYTPTQVNGSNIEGQEFSENTPWTYSTDLNIGRHFAMGGLNWQALLEIRNVFNTKNILGWDRNQDTIDTYLDGEPGYINDSSSPNYGLNPHSGANPDAWDNPRLVRVGLAVDF
- a CDS encoding matrixin family metalloprotease; this translates as MKKNSGYLVLPLLLAAIVVMLIPQTGRAGDCCPICGKTAVESSAWAQVTALETKPTWSNAFAPRAFCFDPGTPDEEVMKLVNRIYNNPASYIASSRWTSTASGTTGGQGDPTVLTYSFVPDGVTVPDSPPPNGFGNQTNNIHAMMTAKFGSVAAGKAKFREAFNEWQNLTGLTYIEETNDDGAALFSSSGVLGVRGDIRISAVPMDGSSGVLAYNYFPNTGDMVLDNAENWQSSSNNYRFFRNVVSHEAGHGIGLSHVCPADCQFLMEPFVCTAYDGPQHDDIRGAQRQYGDTCETNNTAATATMLGAVSDGTTTMNNLSIDDNSDQDYYSFTVPTNRQITITAAPVGLFFDQCAQNQTCSCTSSDTTRTTDDQDLSLRLYDTNGTTVLAEASSNGYGLPETISATVLPGAGTYFIRVYPAGSVNAIQVYNLSFTLSPAILETATVTLPNGGESWTAGTNQTITWTTTNVTGNMLIELNRNYPIGTWETLFASTPNDGSQSWTVTGTASSSNCRVRVTSINAPSATDESNADFTIIVSTITVVVPDGGEVFNGNAMETISWTTNNVTGNILIELNRDYPGGTWENLATVPNAGASIALGGPATTNARIRLTSVNEPVATDVSDASFSIVVPNFAPEITHDPHGDGEPGNTVFTALVTDDAGPITTTLFYRASGGGAFSSTNMPVTGNPDEYSAILALTEGSYDYYIRAADGVNTVYTDTMSFDVGTCPTAISFDDGSAEGYNWAGETGFEWAVKYTPESYPFLLCGFEVAVAKFHPDTAHSPIQGRVYLADGTASLPGTMVLDETSGSIGNVVGGLPSGQVVWATVSTLDGSGDPLILNGPFYVSVGNPAQGKYEAFGRDDNTASANSYFFDGCDSLWFSEEDLVPNAQGGQRMIRLLGSSSPVPSDLVIIASGSDIVLYWADAGAPYYRVYSSTVSGGPFTTLEGSTSSTTFTDTGAADVDDFKFYIVVSSATP
- a CDS encoding acyl-CoA thioesterase is translated as MTPTETSGRYKVSSKVCLVQNLGVNKTLFGGNMMAWVDEASAIFAREYTGERYLVTLKFGEFEFHHPVREGDIIHFFCMNPRIGRTSVSFEVEAVRTDGTVVVQTSAVFVAVDDNGKPKAIAKRQS